One Methanohalophilus mahii DSM 5219 genomic window carries:
- a CDS encoding D-aminoacyl-tRNA deacylase: MSQLSIPKPTIVCSSVDAASMNIMSHLLEMDEWETQSFEPLYEDITSIYESGKFLLVEVSIHHIFQDGLDGKLGELGFLPSCFIFASKHKSDDGRKLLTAHFTGNPSEAKFGGHPGKLSIAYSSALKPLLMQIQSYSAGMDYDVSMESTHHGPTDLQIPSIYAEIGSGPVQWDDKGAAEVLARSILSFYPQKLPIALGFGGGHYAARQSEIVLSNNVTFGHNIPSYQLKFVDESFFSQAVDKSGADFVYMDRKAISSSDKEHLDDLARKNYLLVLRESDIQQIGNIPWVMFKNIMVRSRDIEPTTPPLFTDVLRKDLENSSPDVVPDPVELIIDERLIHYTWKSNPDRFLGMLQEYPLVYLQRDNGTYRGSFLLFEKKDAEDLQTHIIDECIKILKEHYEIEYIREDNLLYLTYRKFNPIKAESIGVPGGPLFGKLARGIPVEVDGNIIHPDMVHETITKDLVLKNMIR, from the coding sequence ATGTCACAACTGTCAATTCCAAAACCAACGATTGTATGCTCCAGTGTGGATGCTGCGAGTATGAACATAATGTCCCATCTTCTGGAAATGGATGAATGGGAAACGCAATCCTTTGAGCCTCTTTATGAGGATATAACCAGTATATATGAATCCGGAAAGTTCCTGCTTGTGGAAGTTTCCATCCACCATATCTTTCAGGACGGCCTGGACGGAAAACTGGGAGAACTTGGATTTCTTCCTTCATGTTTCATTTTTGCTTCCAAACATAAAAGTGATGATGGCCGTAAACTTCTCACCGCCCACTTTACAGGCAATCCTTCGGAGGCAAAATTCGGTGGCCATCCCGGAAAACTTTCCATTGCTTATTCCTCTGCCCTGAAACCTTTACTGATGCAGATACAGTCCTATTCTGCAGGTATGGACTATGATGTGTCTATGGAATCCACACATCACGGCCCTACAGACCTGCAAATACCTTCTATCTATGCAGAGATTGGCAGTGGTCCTGTGCAGTGGGATGATAAAGGGGCCGCAGAAGTTCTCGCCAGGTCCATACTTTCCTTCTATCCTCAAAAACTGCCAATAGCTCTGGGATTTGGGGGTGGACATTATGCAGCCAGGCAATCAGAGATTGTTCTTAGCAATAATGTGACATTTGGCCATAATATTCCTTCCTACCAGCTGAAATTTGTTGATGAATCCTTTTTTAGCCAGGCAGTGGATAAATCAGGTGCGGATTTTGTTTATATGGACAGGAAGGCCATTTCATCTTCTGATAAAGAGCATCTGGATGATCTTGCCCGGAAAAATTATCTGCTGGTTTTGAGGGAGAGTGATATTCAGCAGATTGGAAATATCCCTTGGGTTATGTTCAAGAATATCATGGTACGATCCAGGGACATAGAACCCACGACACCACCGTTATTTACAGATGTTCTCAGAAAAGATCTGGAAAACTCTTCGCCTGATGTTGTCCCGGATCCGGTTGAATTAATCATAGATGAGAGACTGATCCACTATACCTGGAAGAGTAACCCGGACCGTTTCCTGGGTATGCTGCAGGAATATCCGCTTGTATACCTGCAGAGGGACAACGGTACTTACAGGGGCTCTTTCCTGTTATTTGAAAAGAAAGATGCAGAAGACTTGCAGACTCATATAATAGATGAATGCATTAAAATACTAAAAGAACATTATGAAATTGAGTATATTAGAGAGGACAATCTATTGTATCTTACATACCGGAAGTTCAATCCGATAAAAGCGGAGAGTATAGGCGTTCCCGGAGGACCTCTGTTTGGTAAACTTGCCAGGGGAATTCCTGTTGAGGTTGATGGAAATATTATCCATCCGGATATGGTTCATGAGACAATTACAAAAGATCTTGTCCTGAAAAATATGATTCGTTGA
- a CDS encoding 50S ribosomal protein L11 — MSSVVEALVPGGKANPGPPLGPALGPLGVNIKEVVDTINEKTSDYNGMQVPVKVIVADDKSVEIEVGTPPTAALVLQEAGVGKGAGEEGSSEIVGNLSITQLAKIARMKKDDLLSYEMKAGIKEVLGTCVPMGVTGEGMDPRDCQKAIDEGKFDEALASEAW, encoded by the coding sequence ATGTCAAGTGTTGTTGAAGCATTGGTTCCCGGCGGTAAAGCAAATCCGGGTCCACCACTGGGCCCGGCGCTCGGACCATTGGGTGTGAACATTAAGGAAGTTGTTGACACTATAAATGAAAAGACCAGTGATTACAATGGAATGCAGGTTCCTGTAAAGGTCATTGTGGCTGATGACAAAAGTGTGGAGATAGAAGTAGGTACTCCTCCAACAGCCGCTCTTGTCCTTCAGGAAGCCGGTGTCGGGAAAGGCGCAGGTGAAGAAGGTAGCAGTGAAATTGTAGGAAATCTCAGTATCACCCAGCTTGCCAAGATAGCCCGCATGAAAAAGGATGACCTTCTTTCCTATGAAATGAAAGCAGGCATCAAGGAAGTTCTAGGTACATGTGTGCCAATGGGAGTTACCGGTGAAGGAATGGATCCCCGGGATTGCCAGAAGGCAATTGATGAAGGTAAATTTGATGAGGCACTTGCCTCTGAAGCATGGTAA
- a CDS encoding radical SAM protein, with amino-acid sequence MSSFSIVSTLRAIWQMKMRRRPYVLSHGVNSRCNMQCPFCEYWKEEKPDMTFEEIAQMLDGAADFGIGVYNAWTTEPLLREDLPDILEHAHSKGIITSLVTNGMLLEKRLPALSNLDFLSISVDGLESYREIRGIDISHILPGIKKSVEIMERPVLLNCVISSKNVDELTDLVYFASEIGARISFEPLYEFENIKDDVWGNMEVKDRAAYRRALDSLIGMKSQGYPIINSLTYLKMVRDRKPSFKCHAPDIILNVGCDGMVETCRVHRQPLADIRQGVENAWKTSKATMAKTVNECDKCLFFGYAENSLLYDYNLETLRHYEWM; translated from the coding sequence ATGTCCAGTTTCTCAATTGTATCTACTCTGCGTGCTATATGGCAAATGAAAATGCGTAGGCGTCCCTATGTTCTGTCACACGGTGTAAATTCCCGTTGCAATATGCAATGTCCTTTCTGTGAATACTGGAAAGAAGAAAAACCGGATATGACATTTGAAGAGATTGCTCAAATGCTTGACGGGGCTGCAGATTTTGGTATAGGTGTTTACAATGCCTGGACAACGGAACCTCTGCTTCGAGAAGACCTTCCAGATATTCTGGAACATGCTCATTCAAAAGGCATAATAACTTCCCTGGTAACCAATGGTATGCTTCTGGAAAAACGCTTGCCTGCTCTTTCAAACCTTGATTTCCTTTCGATTTCAGTAGACGGGCTGGAAAGTTACAGGGAGATAAGGGGTATCGATATTTCCCATATTCTTCCCGGTATCAAGAAAAGTGTTGAGATTATGGAACGTCCTGTCCTGTTGAATTGTGTTATAAGTTCTAAGAACGTGGATGAACTGACCGATCTTGTGTACTTTGCATCAGAGATAGGTGCTAGGATTTCTTTTGAACCTCTGTATGAATTTGAAAATATTAAGGATGATGTGTGGGGTAACATGGAGGTCAAAGACCGTGCAGCATATCGCAGAGCTCTGGATTCACTGATAGGGATGAAATCACAGGGTTATCCAATTATTAATTCCCTTACCTATCTCAAAATGGTACGTGACAGAAAACCGTCTTTCAAATGCCATGCTCCTGATATTATCCTGAATGTGGGTTGTGATGGCATGGTGGAAACATGCCGGGTTCATCGCCAGCCTCTTGCTGATATCAGACAGGGTGTGGAAAATGCCTGGAAGACAAGTAAAGCAACCATGGCAAAAACCGTGAATGAATGTGATAAATGCCTTTTCTTCGGTTATGCTGAAAACAGCTTACTGTATGATTACAACCTGGAGACGTTGCGTCATTACGAATGGATGTGA
- a CDS encoding 50S ribosomal protein L10 yields MEEELHHSEHIPQWKKQEIEDIKALIEKYPLFGIVGVGGIPAKQLQAMRRELKDVAVLKVCRNTLVNRALESSSKDCSEMIDYLNQQCALIFTNENPFKLYKLLEQSKTPSPIKAGAIAPQDIKVEKGPTSFPPGPILGDLQSAGIPASIDGGKVVVSENKVVTEEGNVVSQNLASMLARLEIFPIEVGLDLHAVFEDGSIFTPDVLAIDNDKYFSDIAAASRQAFNLAVNVAYPTTATISTLISKASSEAMNLGINATVLEPEIMDSLLGKAHSQMISLASAVSANNEDAVDEDLKSVLGAAAQSAAATVEEQPAEEAAEEEVEEEEEDAEEGGMAGLGALFG; encoded by the coding sequence ATGGAAGAAGAGCTTCACCACAGTGAACATATCCCTCAATGGAAAAAACAGGAAATAGAGGACATAAAGGCTCTCATCGAAAAATATCCTTTGTTTGGTATTGTAGGTGTGGGAGGTATCCCGGCCAAACAACTCCAGGCTATGAGACGTGAACTGAAAGATGTGGCAGTCCTCAAAGTATGCAGGAACACTCTTGTCAACAGGGCACTGGAAAGCTCCTCAAAAGATTGTTCTGAAATGATTGATTATCTTAATCAACAGTGTGCACTAATTTTCACCAATGAGAATCCTTTCAAACTCTATAAGTTGCTTGAGCAGAGCAAGACTCCTTCGCCAATAAAGGCAGGTGCAATTGCTCCTCAGGATATTAAGGTGGAAAAAGGTCCAACCAGTTTCCCGCCGGGTCCCATTCTCGGAGACCTCCAGAGTGCTGGAATCCCGGCATCCATCGATGGCGGTAAAGTTGTAGTCAGTGAAAACAAGGTTGTTACAGAAGAAGGTAATGTAGTATCCCAGAACCTTGCTTCAATGCTTGCAAGGCTTGAAATATTCCCTATAGAAGTGGGACTTGACCTTCATGCAGTTTTCGAGGACGGTTCTATCTTTACTCCCGATGTACTGGCAATTGACAATGATAAATACTTCTCCGATATTGCCGCAGCGTCCAGACAGGCTTTCAATCTGGCAGTCAATGTAGCATACCCAACAACCGCTACAATCAGCACTTTGATCTCCAAGGCATCTTCCGAAGCAATGAACCTTGGTATCAATGCAACAGTACTGGAACCAGAGATCATGGATTCCCTGCTTGGAAAAGCACATTCACAGATGATTTCACTCGCATCTGCTGTATCTGCAAACAATGAAGATGCAGTGGACGAGGATCTCAAATCTGTTCTGGGTGCAGCAGCACAAAGTGCAGCTGCAACAGTTGAGGAACAGCCTGCTGAAGAAGCAGCTGAGGAAGAAGTAGAAGAGGAAGAAGAAGATGCAGAAGAGGGCGGTATGGCCGGTCTTGGAGCACTTTTCGGATGA
- the rpl12p gene encoding 50S ribosomal protein P1, producing the protein MEYIYAALLLHNAGKDVTEDAVKAVLEAAGTDVDDARAKALIAALEDVDIEEAMSTAAVAAAPAAAPAAAPAEATEEAAEAEEEEEEDESEESGMAGLGALFG; encoded by the coding sequence ATGGAATATATATATGCAGCACTTTTACTCCACAACGCTGGAAAAGATGTTACTGAAGATGCAGTAAAAGCTGTCCTTGAGGCAGCAGGTACCGATGTAGACGACGCACGTGCAAAAGCTCTCATTGCAGCTCTTGAAGATGTAGACATCGAAGAAGCTATGAGCACCGCAGCAGTTGCAGCAGCACCAGCAGCGGCACCAGCAGCAGCACCTGCTGAAGCTACAGAAGAGGCAGCTGAGGCAGAGGAAGAAGAGGAAGAAGACGAATCAGAAGAGAGCGGCATGGCCGGTCTTGGTGCACTCTTTGGATAA
- the ftsZ gene encoding cell division protein FtsZ — translation MKSIVEEALARSAEERQVSSEPSGPKDVNAEIEAVLKGMHTNIKVIGCGGGGSNSIQRMTNEGIKGAQLVALNTDAQHLLNVICDNKILIGKKKTRGLGAGSLPQIGEDAALESIDELTEVVDGTDMVFITAGLGGGTGTGSAAVVAEAARDAGALTIAVVTLPFAVEGEVRRTNAEAGLERLRDVADTVIVVPNDKLLEVVPRLPLQAAFKVSDEVLMRAVKGITELITKPGLVNLDFADVRTVMQNGGVAMIGLGEADGDSKASESVQKALRSPLLDVDISGATSALVNVVGGQDMTVSEAEGVVQEVYSRIDPGARLIWGAQVDPELEHTVRTMIVVTGVKSPQIYGPGGAKNVTRRYGIDFVG, via the coding sequence ATGAAATCCATTGTTGAAGAGGCATTAGCTCGCTCAGCAGAAGAGAGACAAGTAAGTTCCGAACCATCGGGACCGAAGGATGTCAATGCGGAGATCGAAGCGGTTTTGAAAGGTATGCATACCAATATTAAAGTTATTGGATGTGGCGGAGGAGGTTCGAACAGCATCCAGAGGATGACGAATGAGGGAATTAAGGGAGCACAACTTGTAGCCCTCAATACTGATGCTCAACACCTTCTGAATGTTATCTGTGATAATAAGATACTGATCGGCAAGAAAAAGACACGTGGCCTGGGCGCCGGCAGTTTACCTCAAATTGGAGAGGATGCTGCACTTGAAAGTATTGATGAACTCACTGAAGTGGTCGATGGAACCGATATGGTATTCATCACAGCCGGGCTTGGTGGAGGTACCGGGACCGGTTCCGCAGCAGTTGTCGCAGAGGCTGCCAGGGATGCAGGTGCTCTTACAATCGCGGTTGTGACCCTGCCCTTTGCAGTAGAGGGAGAGGTGCGCCGCACCAATGCTGAAGCAGGACTGGAAAGACTCAGGGATGTGGCGGATACTGTAATTGTAGTACCCAATGACAAACTACTGGAAGTAGTGCCACGTTTGCCTTTGCAGGCCGCATTCAAGGTATCGGATGAAGTGTTGATGAGGGCTGTAAAGGGAATTACCGAACTGATTACCAAACCCGGTCTTGTCAACCTTGACTTTGCCGATGTACGTACCGTCATGCAGAACGGTGGCGTTGCCATGATTGGTTTGGGTGAGGCTGATGGTGATAGTAAGGCCAGCGAATCCGTTCAGAAAGCATTACGCAGTCCGCTTCTTGATGTGGATATCTCCGGTGCAACATCTGCACTTGTCAACGTTGTAGGCGGTCAGGATATGACTGTTTCAGAAGCAGAAGGAGTAGTTCAGGAAGTCTATAGCAGGATAGACCCTGGTGCAAGGCTTATATGGGGTGCACAGGTCGATCCGGAGCTGGAACACACAGTACGCACAATGATAGTCGTGACAGGTGTCAAATCACCGCAGATATATGGCCCCGGCGGGGCAAAGAACGTTACAAGGAGGTATGGAATAGACTTTGTGGGATGA
- a CDS encoding sodium:solute symporter family protein — protein MESSQLFLILLAVYLVGLIGIGWYFTKKQNTVTDFWLAGRRIGTVGVGFSSAASWLTAGGLLAVIAFFMLQGMGSIWGFVAPNILALLIIAIFVKKIKNLPAITQAELLEQRYSSAIRAPIGIIITIVMILFAVADIKGFALVLETFYGFDPLYAALIVALAVSVYVTLGGLSAVVWTDVVQFLFLSVFTIVIAIVSVGAATGGAVDAPANAGELFSNVSSGWWNPLSIGIPMVLIFLFAIVPGWITEQDPWQKVWAARDSKSARNGLLLGSLLITIVFAGCAVIAIALSSIYPEIPAAGFPMGMAQAEPALLVFVLENFSPFIVALSAIGLAAAAMSCTDTFATSGASCVSRDIYQRFIKPDATMKQMLAVNRLSVLFIVLAATVGSFFITSILEAIHIATYIASASYFFPLMGGLYWKRATKEGAMAGLIVGAVVQISLIVYDIYMTAPMAPAYLQTVHPVLMNHGVIAGMGLSAVAFFGVSLLTKPSSAVNLAPFFKEEAKNLAAEAAVTVEEDDPKFQKFLKRIDEQLVGERAHLHVRLESSASVNWHRFVEALRSSYAAWVTPTGVDSVYRLVQADMLSCVSITRGTTDKEIWFASEPPASEMGDQKKELFVAYNEVAAALESMGVILTVVEE, from the coding sequence ATGGAAAGTTCTCAATTATTCTTGATTTTATTGGCAGTCTACTTAGTTGGACTGATTGGTATAGGCTGGTATTTCACCAAAAAACAAAACACAGTAACCGATTTCTGGCTTGCCGGCAGACGTATCGGGACGGTCGGGGTAGGATTCTCCTCAGCAGCGTCCTGGTTGACCGCAGGAGGTCTGCTTGCAGTCATTGCATTCTTTATGCTGCAGGGAATGGGTTCGATCTGGGGCTTTGTGGCTCCCAATATTCTTGCTCTTCTGATAATTGCTATCTTTGTAAAGAAGATTAAGAATCTGCCCGCAATAACCCAGGCAGAATTACTTGAACAACGTTACAGTTCAGCCATCAGGGCGCCGATTGGTATCATAATAACCATCGTCATGATCCTTTTTGCAGTGGCTGATATCAAAGGTTTTGCTCTGGTGCTTGAGACATTCTATGGGTTTGATCCATTGTATGCAGCCCTGATTGTTGCACTGGCAGTTTCTGTTTATGTGACTTTAGGAGGTCTCAGTGCGGTTGTCTGGACTGATGTGGTGCAGTTCCTTTTCCTCTCAGTATTCACGATAGTCATCGCAATTGTTTCTGTAGGAGCAGCTACAGGTGGTGCTGTCGATGCTCCTGCCAACGCAGGCGAGCTATTTTCCAATGTTTCTTCTGGCTGGTGGAACCCTCTGTCCATTGGAATTCCGATGGTATTGATATTTTTATTTGCAATAGTTCCCGGCTGGATCACCGAGCAGGACCCCTGGCAGAAAGTATGGGCAGCACGTGATTCTAAATCCGCACGTAATGGGCTGCTTCTGGGTTCCCTCCTGATAACAATTGTATTTGCAGGTTGTGCGGTAATTGCCATCGCTCTGAGCTCCATTTACCCGGAAATACCGGCTGCAGGTTTCCCTATGGGAATGGCCCAGGCAGAACCGGCATTGCTTGTTTTTGTGCTTGAAAACTTTTCCCCATTCATTGTTGCCCTGAGTGCGATAGGCCTGGCTGCTGCTGCTATGTCATGCACGGATACCTTTGCAACTTCCGGTGCATCCTGTGTGTCCCGTGATATCTATCAACGTTTCATTAAACCGGATGCCACCATGAAACAGATGCTTGCGGTCAACAGGCTCAGTGTGCTTTTCATAGTCCTTGCAGCGACAGTGGGCTCATTTTTCATTACCAGTATCCTTGAGGCTATCCATATAGCCACATATATTGCCAGTGCTTCCTATTTTTTCCCCCTGATGGGAGGTCTTTACTGGAAGCGTGCTACCAAGGAAGGTGCCATGGCAGGTCTTATTGTGGGTGCAGTTGTCCAGATCAGCCTTATCGTTTATGATATTTACATGACAGCTCCAATGGCTCCCGCATATCTCCAGACGGTTCACCCGGTCCTGATGAACCACGGTGTCATTGCTGGCATGGGACTTAGCGCAGTTGCCTTTTTCGGAGTGTCCCTGCTAACAAAACCATCCAGTGCTGTCAACCTTGCTCCTTTCTTCAAGGAAGAGGCAAAGAACCTGGCAGCTGAAGCAGCAGTTACAGTTGAGGAAGACGATCCCAAATTCCAGAAATTCCTCAAGAGAATCGATGAGCAACTTGTCGGTGAAAGAGCACATCTGCATGTGCGGCTGGAAAGTTCGGCTTCTGTGAACTGGCACAGGTTCGTTGAAGCCCTGCGATCTTCCTATGCTGCCTGGGTAACTCCTACCGGAGTGGATTCAGTATACCGTCTTGTGCAGGCGGATATGCTCTCCTGTGTATCCATAACACGTGGTACCACCGATAAGGAGATCTGGTTTGCCTCTGAACCTCCTGCATCGGAAATGGGTGATCAGAAGAAGGAACTCTTTGTAGCCTATAATGAAGTTGCTGCAGCCCTTGAAAGCATGGGTGTTATCCTTACGGTAGTCGAAGAATGA
- a CDS encoding protein translocase SEC61 complex subunit gamma yields MAENILKSAMNNRSVSQILKSYYRVLKLARKPARDEFLMISKVAGAGIIVIGIVGFVVYILLTELPTWV; encoded by the coding sequence TTGGCAGAGAACATATTAAAATCAGCAATGAACAATCGCAGTGTCAGCCAGATCCTGAAGTCCTATTACAGGGTGCTGAAACTTGCCAGAAAGCCTGCACGGGACGAGTTCCTCATGATCTCAAAAGTTGCAGGTGCAGGGATTATAGTAATCGGCATTGTTGGCTTTGTGGTCTATATTTTGCTGACCGAATTGCCGACATGGGTGTAA
- a CDS encoding 50S ribosomal protein L1: MVEESILNTVERLFEESPQRNFAESVDLAINLKNLDMSQPKYRVDEEIYLPNGLGKDLKIAVFAKGEVGLQAKEAGCDYVFTEEDINDLADDKSRARSIANECDFFIAEVQYMPLIGKTLGAILGPRGKMPVPLTPDKNVADMIRSSKNSIRIRSKDKLTFHVAVGRRDMDAERIAENIESIVNRVESVLDKGKQNLKSIYVTTTMGKSLRVI, from the coding sequence ATGGTAGAAGAATCTATATTAAACACAGTCGAAAGGTTATTTGAGGAATCCCCACAGCGCAATTTTGCGGAAAGTGTGGATCTTGCCATCAATTTAAAAAACCTTGACATGAGCCAGCCCAAATATCGTGTAGATGAAGAAATTTATCTGCCCAATGGCCTTGGCAAGGACCTTAAGATCGCTGTTTTTGCAAAGGGTGAAGTAGGCCTTCAGGCAAAGGAAGCGGGCTGTGACTATGTTTTCACCGAGGAAGATATTAATGACCTCGCAGATGACAAAAGTCGCGCACGTTCCATTGCTAATGAATGTGACTTCTTCATTGCCGAAGTGCAGTACATGCCACTTATCGGTAAAACCCTTGGTGCAATTCTCGGTCCCAGAGGTAAGATGCCTGTCCCACTTACGCCAGATAAAAATGTGGCGGACATGATTAGATCCTCCAAGAATTCTATTCGCATTCGTTCCAAGGATAAACTCACTTTCCACGTTGCAGTGGGAAGAAGGGACATGGATGCAGAAAGAATAGCAGAGAACATTGAAAGCATTGTGAATAGGGTTGAGTCTGTACTTGATAAAGGTAAACAGAATCTCAAGTCCATATATGTTACAACCACAATGGGCAAATCTTTGAGGGTGATATGA
- a CDS encoding DUF5803 family protein, with protein MRKQAVVLFLILTSAIYFSGCIDDIIPVDDTAETTNASEYTLDPFIANNSCECGINTTTFYLYPDSPVKAVYVLENVNRLEVVPLEDITNTGSDVLSNIVILARPGGNNGNPAATVRQLSTSEQTDSIDYTLSEESESGQTKQVISFNQSLTGFVAYTMEVPMGQDFMYVPSHLSTVRVVLPEGYTTGNQFIGKVEPGPDSRYVDGQGREVIVWDNLRQDTSTSLSSLAKGLLSSEEEEEEEEIKFKTLYLKFYSEDAPRNLLIGTSILGAGVLLVIGNFLRNRRKLNETIRMAEEDWKKDKKR; from the coding sequence ATGCGAAAACAAGCGGTAGTCCTATTTCTGATACTCACTTCAGCTATCTATTTTAGTGGTTGCATCGATGACATTATACCTGTGGATGATACCGCTGAAACAACCAATGCATCGGAGTATACACTGGATCCGTTCATTGCTAATAATTCATGTGAGTGTGGAATTAATACGACTACTTTCTACCTTTACCCCGATTCGCCTGTAAAAGCGGTTTATGTACTTGAGAATGTAAATCGTCTTGAGGTAGTTCCCCTTGAAGATATTACAAATACAGGTTCTGATGTACTTTCAAATATTGTAATTTTGGCCAGACCCGGGGGAAATAACGGTAATCCAGCTGCAACAGTCAGACAGCTTTCCACATCTGAGCAAACGGATTCGATAGACTATACCCTTTCTGAAGAATCTGAGTCCGGACAGACCAAACAGGTAATTTCTTTCAATCAGAGTCTTACAGGTTTTGTGGCTTATACTATGGAAGTGCCTATGGGACAGGATTTCATGTATGTGCCATCACACCTTTCCACTGTCAGGGTAGTCCTTCCAGAAGGATATACAACAGGTAACCAGTTTATCGGGAAGGTCGAACCAGGACCTGATTCCAGATATGTAGATGGACAGGGCAGGGAAGTAATTGTCTGGGATAACCTGCGTCAGGATACTTCTACGTCACTATCTTCTCTTGCAAAAGGCCTCTTGTCTTCCGAGGAAGAAGAAGAGGAAGAAGAAATTAAGTTTAAGACCCTCTATCTCAAATTCTATTCAGAGGATGCACCCCGTAACCTGCTGATCGGTACATCAATACTTGGTGCAGGCGTGCTTCTGGTCATTGGGAATTTCCTGCGAAACCGTAGAAAACTGAATGAAACGATACGGATGGCAGAAGAAGACTGGAAAAAAGATAAAAAACGCTGA
- a CDS encoding transcription elongation factor Spt5 → MSEDSAIFVIKTTANQERSVAGMLAKVAKKENLDIRALLAPDELKGYVLAESSNPGEVEQAIQTVPHARALVKGQSSMEEIMHFLTPKPTVTGITEGAIIEVTSGPFKGEKARVKRVDEGHEEITVELFDAVVPIPITIRGDTVRILRKEEE, encoded by the coding sequence ATGAGTGAAGATAGCGCTATATTCGTGATAAAGACGACTGCAAACCAGGAACGCTCAGTTGCCGGAATGTTGGCCAAAGTGGCCAAAAAGGAGAATCTGGATATACGGGCCCTTCTTGCACCGGATGAGCTTAAGGGTTATGTACTTGCGGAATCTTCCAATCCAGGTGAGGTCGAACAGGCTATTCAGACAGTTCCACATGCAAGGGCTCTTGTGAAAGGTCAATCGAGCATGGAAGAAATCATGCATTTCCTGACTCCCAAACCGACGGTTACAGGAATCACGGAAGGCGCGATCATAGAGGTTACTTCAGGTCCTTTCAAGGGAGAAAAAGCACGTGTCAAACGTGTTGATGAAGGACATGAAGAAATCACTGTCGAGCTTTTCGATGCTGTGGTACCTATCCCCATCACTATTCGTGGGGATACAGTGAGAATACTCCGCAAAGAAGAGGAGTAA
- a CDS encoding SAM hydrolase/SAM-dependent halogenase family protein, whose protein sequence is MKIITLTTDFKDLYPASMKAVILDMCEDPTFIDLTHGIKQGDILSAAFALYTTTHFFPAGTIHLAVVDPGVGTSRKAIIVRAANHYFIGPDNGLLIPAARRMGEIEVFEIGEKAMLDRVSNTFHGRDIFAPTAGLLASGYKAEDIGQPLETFEELSFGEVNAAVDKLYGKVLYIDSFGNVITNIPSKMLEAFAKPAEKLLVQGNVASYSPTYGKIKKNELLILTGSHDFLEIAVNGGNAAKRLDITGHPEIRIEK, encoded by the coding sequence ATGAAAATAATTACCCTTACAACAGATTTCAAGGATCTCTATCCTGCCTCCATGAAAGCGGTTATCCTGGACATGTGCGAAGATCCGACATTCATCGACCTGACACATGGTATAAAACAGGGAGATATATTATCTGCAGCTTTTGCCCTTTACACCACCACACACTTTTTCCCGGCCGGTACTATCCATCTGGCAGTGGTGGACCCGGGGGTCGGTACCAGCAGAAAAGCCATTATTGTACGCGCAGCAAATCATTACTTTATCGGGCCTGATAACGGACTGCTTATCCCTGCTGCACGCAGGATGGGCGAGATAGAGGTTTTCGAGATTGGAGAAAAAGCCATGCTGGACAGGGTATCCAACACATTTCATGGTAGGGACATATTTGCCCCTACAGCCGGTTTGTTGGCATCTGGCTATAAGGCAGAGGATATAGGCCAGCCTTTAGAGACCTTTGAAGAACTTAGTTTCGGAGAAGTCAATGCAGCTGTGGACAAACTTTATGGTAAAGTGCTATACATCGACAGTTTTGGGAATGTGATCACAAATATTCCGTCAAAGATGCTGGAAGCCTTTGCCAAACCCGCAGAAAAGTTACTCGTGCAGGGAAATGTAGCGTCTTATTCCCCGACATATGGCAAAATAAAAAAGAATGAATTGCTAATCCTTACAGGCAGCCATGACTTTCTGGAAATAGCTGTCAATGGTGGAAATGCTGCAAAAAGACTGGATATTACAGGCCATCCGGAAATCCGGATAGAAAAATGA